The Falco cherrug isolate bFalChe1 chromosome 6, bFalChe1.pri, whole genome shotgun sequence genome window below encodes:
- the NTPCR gene encoding cancer-related nucleoside-triphosphatase isoform X2: protein MAKHVFLTGPPGVGKTTLIQKVTQALKSSGIPIDGFYTEEVREGGRRTGFDVVTLSGKRGPLSRVSSDSSTSRREYRVGQYVVDLVSFEHLVLPVLRNVSKENRNSILQDILAAVESCRK, encoded by the exons ATGGCCAAGCACGTTTTTCTCACCGGACCCCCAG gtgttGGAAAAACTACTTTGATACAGAAAGTCACTCAGGCTCTAAAATCCTCGGGCATTCCCATTGATGGATTTTACACAGAGGAAGTTAGAGAAGGTGGCAGGAGAACAGGATTTGATGTTGTCACTTTATCTGGAAAACGAGGACCTTTATCTAGAGTCAG ttCTGATTCTTCTACTTCAAGACGTGAATATCGGGTTGGACAGTATGTTGTAGACCTTGTTTCATTTGAGCATTTGGTTCTACCTGTGCTGAGAAAT gttagtaaggaaaacagaaacagcattttgcaagACATCTTGGCAGCTGTGGAATCCTGCAGAAAATGA
- the NTPCR gene encoding cancer-related nucleoside-triphosphatase isoform X1 gives MAKHVFLTGPPGVGKTTLIQKVTQALKSSGIPIDGFYTEEVREGGRRTGFDVVTLSGKRGPLSRVSSDSSTSRREYRVGQYVVDLVSFEHLVLPVLRNVSHGSDAEKKICVIDEIGKMELFSQAFIQAVRQMLAGSGTMVLGTIPIPKGKPLDLVEEIRSRKDVKVFNVSKENRNSILQDILAAVESCRK, from the exons ATGGCCAAGCACGTTTTTCTCACCGGACCCCCAG gtgttGGAAAAACTACTTTGATACAGAAAGTCACTCAGGCTCTAAAATCCTCGGGCATTCCCATTGATGGATTTTACACAGAGGAAGTTAGAGAAGGTGGCAGGAGAACAGGATTTGATGTTGTCACTTTATCTGGAAAACGAGGACCTTTATCTAGAGTCAG ttCTGATTCTTCTACTTCAAGACGTGAATATCGGGTTGGACAGTATGTTGTAGACCTTGTTTCATTTGAGCATTTGGTTCTACCTGTGCTGAGAAAT GTAAGCCATGGCAgtgatgcagagaaaaaaatttgtgTCATAGATGAGATTGGTAAAATGGAACTCTTCAGCCAGGCTTTTATTCAAGCTGTTCGTCAAATGCTGGCTGGCTCAGGGACCATGGTGCTTGGAACTATTCCAATACCTAAGGGAAAGCCATTGGATCTTGTTGAAGAAATAAGAAGTAGGAAAGATGTGAAAGTGTTCAAT gttagtaaggaaaacagaaacagcattttgcaagACATCTTGGCAGCTGTGGAATCCTGCAGAAAATGA